One segment of Panthera leo isolate Ple1 chromosome A3, P.leo_Ple1_pat1.1, whole genome shotgun sequence DNA contains the following:
- the IL1A gene encoding interleukin-1 alpha isoform X1, with product MAKVPDLFEDLKNCYSENEEYNSEVDHLTLNQKSFYDASYDPLHEDCTDKFMSPSTSETSKTSQLTLKESVVMVVANGKILKKRRLSLNQFLTADDLEAIANEVEEEIMKPRSVAPNFYSSEKYNYQKIIKSQFILNDNLSQSVIRKAGGKYLAAAALQNLDDAVKFDMGAYTSKEDSKLPVTLRISKTRLFVSAQNEDEPVLLKEMPETPKTIRDETNLLFFWERHGSKNYFKSVAHPKLFIATREEKLVHMARGLPSVTDFQILETQS from the exons ATGGCCAAAGTTCCTGACCTCTTTGAAGACCTGAAGAACTGTTACAG TGAAAATGAAGAATACAATTCTGAAGTTGACCATCTCACTCTGAATCAG AAATCCTTCTATGATGCAAGCTATGACCCACTTCATGAGGACTGTACAGATAAATTTATGTCTCCGAGTACTTCTGAAACCTCCAAGACATCCCAGCTTACCCTCAAGGAGAGTGTAGTGATGGTGGTAGCCAATGGGAAGATTCTGAAGAAGAGGCGGTTGAGTTTAAATCAATTCCTCACTGCTGATGACCTGGAAGCCATTGCAAACGAAGTAGAAGAAG AAATCATGAAGCCCAGATCAGTAGCACCCAACTTCTATAGCAGTGAAAAATACAACTATCAGAAGATCATCAAATCCCAATTCATCCTGAATGACAACCTCAGTCAAAGTGTAATTCGAAAAGCAGGGGGAAAATACCTCGCAGCCGCTGCATTACAGAATCTGGATGATGCAG TGAAATTTGACATGGGGGCTTATACATCAAAAGAAGATTCTAAACTTCCTGTGACTCTCAGAATCTCAAAAACTCGACTGTTTGTGAGTGCTCAAAATGAAGATGAGCCTGTATTGCTAAAG GAGATGCCTGAGACACCCAAAACCATCAGAGATGAGACCAaccttctcttcttctgggaacGTCATGGCAGTAAGAACTACTTCAAATCAGTTGCCCATCCAAAGTTGTTCATTGCCACACGGGAAGAAAAACTGGTGCACATGGCAAGAGGGCTACCCTCTGTCACTGACTTTCAGATACTGGAAACCCAGTCTTGA
- the IL1A gene encoding interleukin-1 alpha isoform X2 — protein sequence MAKVPDLFEDLKNCYSENEEYNSEVDHLTLNQKSFYDASYDPLHEDCTDKFMSPSTSETSKTSQLTLKESVVMVVANGKILKKRRLSLNQFLTADDLEAIANEVEEVKFDMGAYTSKEDSKLPVTLRISKTRLFVSAQNEDEPVLLKEMPETPKTIRDETNLLFFWERHGSKNYFKSVAHPKLFIATREEKLVHMARGLPSVTDFQILETQS from the exons ATGGCCAAAGTTCCTGACCTCTTTGAAGACCTGAAGAACTGTTACAG TGAAAATGAAGAATACAATTCTGAAGTTGACCATCTCACTCTGAATCAG AAATCCTTCTATGATGCAAGCTATGACCCACTTCATGAGGACTGTACAGATAAATTTATGTCTCCGAGTACTTCTGAAACCTCCAAGACATCCCAGCTTACCCTCAAGGAGAGTGTAGTGATGGTGGTAGCCAATGGGAAGATTCTGAAGAAGAGGCGGTTGAGTTTAAATCAATTCCTCACTGCTGATGACCTGGAAGCCATTGCAAACGAAGTAGAAGAAG TGAAATTTGACATGGGGGCTTATACATCAAAAGAAGATTCTAAACTTCCTGTGACTCTCAGAATCTCAAAAACTCGACTGTTTGTGAGTGCTCAAAATGAAGATGAGCCTGTATTGCTAAAG GAGATGCCTGAGACACCCAAAACCATCAGAGATGAGACCAaccttctcttcttctgggaacGTCATGGCAGTAAGAACTACTTCAAATCAGTTGCCCATCCAAAGTTGTTCATTGCCACACGGGAAGAAAAACTGGTGCACATGGCAAGAGGGCTACCCTCTGTCACTGACTTTCAGATACTGGAAACCCAGTCTTGA